The following proteins are co-located in the Fructilactobacillus carniphilus genome:
- a CDS encoding metallophosphoesterase family protein: MKFIHTADLHLDTPFTGIKDDEAAPTALWETLHAAPYVSFERIVTDAIQASVDFVLIVGDVFDSKNPSAAAHNFLLEQLQRLNEHQIPVFLSFGNHDFQTNGKAQLHFPENVQVFGPQVETKLLTLKDGTTVAISGFSYDQQAVATDMVRAYPTGSQADFTIGMLHGAVKSGTDSRYAPFTVPELEEKGYDYWALGHIHKRQQLDANSPINYPGDIQGRHKNEPGEKGYLLVSTDSTDHRLTTEFVATSPVVYAPLEITITQAMSVTEVVDQLVATIQAADFSKLHLLNVVLNATTAGINTTVAVNSQNGILLGQLQQALRSQYDQLNAWVYELTVNETESLQFADLDEAFWRDTQAEVFTESHVNELAKKLFQQDFIYQALGNPTALTELRRQSETFLQGKTNQEEFTDED; the protein is encoded by the coding sequence ATGAAGTTTATTCATACGGCCGATTTACATTTGGACACGCCGTTTACTGGAATTAAGGATGATGAAGCAGCGCCCACGGCTCTATGGGAGACGCTACATGCTGCTCCCTATGTTTCTTTTGAACGGATTGTAACGGATGCCATTCAAGCATCCGTTGACTTTGTATTAATCGTAGGAGATGTGTTTGATAGTAAAAATCCGAGTGCGGCGGCGCATAATTTTTTGTTGGAACAACTACAACGATTAAATGAGCATCAGATTCCGGTTTTTCTGTCGTTTGGAAATCATGACTTCCAAACGAATGGGAAAGCACAGTTACACTTTCCGGAAAACGTGCAGGTTTTTGGTCCCCAAGTGGAAACAAAACTACTAACTTTAAAAGACGGGACCACCGTTGCCATTAGCGGGTTTAGTTATGACCAGCAGGCGGTTGCTACTGACATGGTTCGTGCTTACCCAACCGGCAGTCAGGCTGATTTTACAATTGGAATGTTGCACGGAGCGGTTAAGTCTGGTACTGATTCACGGTACGCGCCCTTTACCGTACCGGAATTAGAGGAAAAGGGCTATGACTACTGGGCCCTAGGGCACATTCATAAGCGGCAACAATTAGACGCAAATTCACCGATTAACTATCCGGGTGACATTCAGGGACGGCACAAAAATGAGCCAGGTGAAAAGGGATACCTGCTGGTGTCGACTGATTCGACTGATCACAGACTTACTACCGAATTTGTGGCGACTTCTCCCGTGGTTTATGCACCTTTAGAAATCACCATTACGCAGGCCATGAGTGTAACCGAGGTAGTTGACCAACTGGTTGCAACCATTCAAGCGGCAGATTTTTCTAAATTACACCTGCTAAACGTAGTTTTGAACGCCACCACAGCTGGGATTAATACCACCGTGGCGGTTAATTCCCAAAATGGAATCTTACTAGGACAACTGCAGCAAGCACTACGCTCGCAGTATGACCAACTAAACGCGTGGGTTTACGAACTAACTGTTAATGAAACTGAATCATTGCAGTTTGCTGATTTGGATGAGGCTTTCTGGCGGGATACTCAGGCAGAGGTCTTTACCGAGAGTCATGTCAATGAGTTGGCCAAGAAACTCTTTCAACAGGACTTTATTTATCAAGCTTTAGGAAACCCAACCGCATTGACCGAATTACGGCGCCAGAGTGAAACATTCCTGCAGGGAAAAACGAATCAGGAGGAGTTTACGGATGAAGATTGA
- the ytpR gene encoding YtpR family tRNA-binding protein: MIASYNPAQIGDVLVVVLGPDNGPQQVDQRDQIVEIKDQNGNVIGYNFFAAQALLPELADQNGQVDLTPEEVQQLNQQLQAAGFEANLPETETSKFIVGYVKEMKEHPKSSHLHITTTEVEAGRTLQIVSGSPNMQEGIKVVVAEVGAMMPDGLMIWPSTLKDVESDGMICSGRELRIPNAPDKPGALILPDGYEVGQPFDFKQAQTLF, translated from the coding sequence ATGATTGCAAGTTATAACCCCGCACAAATTGGTGACGTTCTGGTAGTTGTTTTGGGACCTGATAATGGTCCCCAACAGGTTGACCAACGTGATCAAATCGTTGAAATTAAAGATCAAAATGGAAATGTAATTGGCTATAATTTTTTTGCAGCTCAAGCACTTTTGCCAGAATTAGCTGACCAAAATGGGCAGGTTGATTTGACACCAGAAGAGGTACAACAGCTTAACCAACAATTGCAAGCAGCTGGTTTTGAAGCAAATTTACCAGAAACGGAAACTTCGAAATTTATCGTGGGTTACGTCAAAGAAATGAAAGAACACCCCAAATCATCACACTTGCACATCACTACAACTGAAGTTGAAGCCGGACGGACGTTACAAATTGTGAGTGGTTCTCCGAACATGCAGGAGGGAATTAAGGTGGTCGTGGCTGAAGTTGGAGCTATGATGCCAGATGGTTTAATGATTTGGCCCAGCACCTTAAAAGACGTTGAAAGTGATGGCATGATTTGTTCGGGACGAGAATTACGGATTCCAAATGCACCAGATAAACCCGGAGCATTGATTCTCCCGGATGGATACGAGGTTGGGCAACCATTTGATTTTAAACAAGCGCAAACCCTTTTTTAG
- a CDS encoding HIT family protein → MPQFDDQCVFCKIIQGEIPSFPVYEDDQVLAFLDISQATPGHTLVIPKRHIQDIFAFDADQAGQVFARIPKIARAIKASNPKITGMNIVNDNGKIAYQSVFHAHFHLIPRYTTEDDFSIHFGDHTKEYNQAKYEALQTSIQKHLPD, encoded by the coding sequence ATGCCACAATTTGATGACCAATGTGTTTTTTGCAAAATCATTCAAGGAGAAATTCCCAGTTTCCCTGTTTACGAGGATGATCAAGTACTTGCCTTTTTAGATATTTCACAAGCGACTCCTGGTCATACCCTAGTAATTCCGAAACGTCACATTCAAGACATTTTTGCCTTTGATGCAGACCAAGCGGGGCAAGTTTTTGCGCGAATTCCCAAAATTGCCCGAGCAATTAAAGCGTCTAACCCTAAAATTACCGGAATGAACATTGTGAATGATAACGGAAAAATCGCCTATCAATCAGTTTTCCACGCACATTTTCATTTAATTCCGCGTTACACCACTGAAGACGATTTCTCCATTCACTTTGGAGATCACACTAAGGAATACAATCAAGCTAAATACGAAGCATTGCAAACATCCATTCAAAAACACCTGCCGGATTAA
- the trmB gene encoding tRNA (guanosine(46)-N7)-methyltransferase TrmB has protein sequence MRIRKKKWALPYMQDHPDFAVLEPERYVGQWASRFANPQAPIHMEIGSGKGQFIIGMAQKHPDVNYIGIDLEDSVLAMAVKKAVNSGLKNVQLILTNGGDVADLFEKGEVQQLYLNFSDPWPKKRHTKRRLTSPNFLASYQRILPANAPLEFKTDNRGLFEYSLVSLNNFGLQFERVNLDLHHGNAEELNENVETEYEEKFKEKGPIYKIRARFPD, from the coding sequence ATGAGAATTCGCAAAAAAAAGTGGGCCTTGCCCTACATGCAGGACCATCCAGATTTTGCTGTGTTAGAACCTGAACGTTACGTGGGTCAGTGGGCTAGTCGCTTTGCTAATCCCCAAGCACCCATTCACATGGAAATTGGTTCAGGAAAAGGTCAATTTATCATTGGCATGGCCCAAAAACATCCAGATGTTAACTACATTGGTATCGATTTAGAAGATTCAGTGTTAGCGATGGCTGTTAAAAAAGCTGTTAACTCAGGATTAAAAAACGTCCAGTTGATTTTAACCAATGGTGGGGACGTAGCGGACCTATTTGAAAAGGGTGAAGTACAACAATTGTATTTAAATTTTTCTGACCCTTGGCCGAAAAAACGTCACACTAAGCGGAGACTGACTTCGCCTAACTTTTTAGCCAGTTACCAACGAATTTTACCTGCTAACGCACCGTTGGAATTTAAAACCGATAATCGCGGTCTGTTTGAGTACTCCTTGGTTAGTTTGAATAATTTTGGATTACAGTTTGAACGGGTTAACCTAGATTTACACCACGGGAATGCCGAAGAATTAAACGAAAACGTGGAAACGGAATACGAGGAAAAGTTCAAAGAAAAAGGCCCCATCTATAAGATTAGGGCCCGATTTCCGGATTAA
- a CDS encoding thioredoxin family protein — protein sequence MEELPIMNQTQLEAHLQDGKYILFFTAGWCPDCNFIKPFMPLIEKNFPEYTFIKVDRDDNIDLCKELDVFGIPSFIAYDHGTEIGRLVNKARKTQAEVETFIKSLPAK from the coding sequence ATGGAAGAATTACCAATCATGAATCAAACGCAACTTGAAGCTCACCTCCAGGATGGTAAGTACATCCTCTTTTTTACCGCTGGTTGGTGTCCAGACTGTAATTTTATTAAACCGTTCATGCCTCTCATTGAAAAGAACTTTCCTGAATACACCTTTATTAAGGTTGATCGGGATGATAACATCGATTTATGTAAAGAATTAGACGTGTTTGGAATTCCTAGCTTCATCGCTTACGATCATGGCACTGAAATTGGCCGGCTCGTTAACAAAGCTAGAAAAACCCAAGCTGAAGTTGAAACGTTCATTAAAAGTTTACCAGCAAAATAA
- a CDS encoding YlbF family regulator has product MSDNKIMEQAQKMQETVVKSEEFTNLKNAFEALKNEKESYKVFTDFQKNQSDLRQKQMAGQEITPDDMKYARELADKMNDLPAIKVLMEREKAMGKLIDDANMVITEPLRQLYEG; this is encoded by the coding sequence ATGTCAGATAACAAGATTATGGAACAAGCGCAAAAAATGCAAGAAACAGTGGTTAAATCAGAAGAATTTACTAACTTGAAGAACGCTTTTGAAGCTTTAAAGAACGAAAAAGAATCATACAAAGTTTTCACTGACTTTCAAAAAAACCAAAGTGATTTACGGCAAAAACAAATGGCCGGTCAAGAAATTACTCCAGACGATATGAAGTATGCTCGCGAATTGGCCGACAAAATGAACGATCTTCCAGCCATTAAAGTGTTAATGGAACGGGAAAAGGCCATGGGTAAGTTAATTGATGATGCTAACATGGTAATTACTGAACCATTGCGTCAACTTTACGAAGGCTAA
- a CDS encoding ABC transporter ATP-binding protein encodes MTLEVNQLTGGYSSIPVLKAETFDVQDGELVSLIGLNGAGKSTTINHIIGLMTPFSGTITLNGLQIQDDVQRYKQQIAYVPEMPVLYPELTLREHIDTTIMAYNLDQAVAWERADRLLKLFRLENKLEWFPANFSKGMRQKVMIVCAFITNAQLLVIDEPFLGLDPLAVDDLLNLIDQKKAEGVSVLMSTHVLDTAEKHCDRFVLINDGQVNYEGTMPQIKERYHELGDSLTDIYLALARQQDQLKSNVKGDKDA; translated from the coding sequence ATGACTTTAGAAGTTAATCAACTAACGGGAGGCTATTCTAGCATTCCGGTTTTAAAGGCGGAAACCTTTGACGTTCAGGACGGAGAATTAGTTTCGTTAATCGGCCTAAATGGAGCGGGTAAATCAACTACCATTAACCACATTATTGGGCTAATGACTCCATTTTCGGGAACAATTACGCTAAATGGACTCCAAATTCAAGATGATGTGCAACGTTATAAACAACAAATTGCTTATGTGCCTGAGATGCCGGTCCTTTATCCAGAATTAACCTTACGGGAACACATTGATACAACGATTATGGCCTATAATTTAGATCAAGCAGTAGCGTGGGAACGGGCTGATCGGTTATTGAAACTCTTTCGCCTGGAAAATAAGTTAGAATGGTTTCCGGCTAATTTTTCGAAGGGAATGCGCCAGAAGGTGATGATTGTCTGTGCTTTCATCACTAACGCCCAATTATTAGTAATTGATGAACCATTTTTGGGATTAGATCCACTAGCAGTTGATGACCTCTTGAACCTGATTGATCAAAAAAAGGCGGAAGGAGTTAGCGTCTTGATGTCGACCCACGTTCTGGATACGGCTGAAAAACACTGTGACCGGTTTGTCCTCATTAATGATGGTCAGGTAAATTATGAAGGGACGATGCCCCAAATTAAGGAACGCTATCATGAATTAGGCGATTCATTAACTGATATTTATTTGGCATTAGCGCGCCAGCAGGACCAGCTAAAATCGAATGTAAAGGGTGATAAGGATGCATAA
- a CDS encoding ATP-binding protein translates to MKIDTIDVYNYGKLNHLHLQFADLQIIYGKNEAGKTTLINFILDILFGFKNRQANHPYAPKDKSQMGGKLTVSTDSERLVIERVEGKKGGDLSLFDAQGNPVANERLQQLLGPINRDVYNKLFYFDASAVETIQKLTTTELEERIRRIGVVGINQWLGLEKEIKSETDDLYKLRGKKPALNQKLKEYDELSQEIQRAQTQYPEYLKLTQQIAQGQTEVDKLEQQEATTQKELQQTYKDQQDWSEYQELQQLEQQDLTPHPGYTQADLDQLQRLQTEINFLKQSVAKTHELVQKAQQRTVPTQYQFYLQHQHQIDNLSEQLAQAQDQWQQQRNLQGQLDSETSRLHDDELETGGAAAAPFTAADYQRVEQLLQQQTMLQNAEQVPTRQSTSTPSHLPIILMILGAGLLCLGVVLGKSLLIVLGLVGLLLLGYGGYLQWQAGSQSSAAHQDEKNAVQLQQIADQLQQFGEQYHISDVNQSLWLTTLQTSIKKREQQKARVVQLQQQVNQVTQELNHYLQQWQFGEPFLHLQEQPVAQQLSTIQKWLAGLKDERQRQEQLDQRLRENEQQLTHLEQELHQREDQLHSELAKQQVANLNEFNVRLEQEQQHQQLSQQKQRLQQKFTPTLVGRLQQFKTKAEVEGQVQSLEAKLQQIQTQLRQVVQTTTVQKTQLQQISQDGTLAKLRQQQANLEAEIIDLSKQWLVLQLSFDWIEKVLNEASHGRFPRVQQLAQHYFAILTDQHYQQIRYQQKLEVVTKTGQRFKVAELSRGTMQQLYLALVFALTVSFSDEFPFPIIIDDGFADFDEVRTQRALELLETLSQTTQIIYFTANQSPIKEAAVKHLIEL, encoded by the coding sequence ATGAAGATTGACACAATTGATGTTTACAACTATGGTAAGTTGAACCATCTGCACCTCCAGTTTGCGGATTTACAAATCATTTATGGTAAAAATGAAGCAGGGAAAACGACTCTGATTAATTTCATTTTAGACATTTTGTTTGGCTTCAAAAACCGGCAGGCCAACCATCCATATGCTCCAAAGGATAAAAGTCAAATGGGTGGTAAGTTGACGGTCTCTACCGATTCAGAACGATTAGTGATTGAACGCGTGGAAGGAAAAAAGGGCGGTGATTTGTCCTTATTCGATGCTCAGGGTAATCCGGTTGCAAACGAACGCCTACAACAGTTGTTAGGCCCAATTAACCGTGATGTATATAACAAATTATTTTATTTTGATGCCAGTGCCGTTGAAACAATCCAAAAATTAACCACCACTGAATTAGAGGAACGAATTCGTCGGATTGGGGTAGTGGGTATTAATCAATGGTTGGGATTAGAAAAAGAGATCAAGTCCGAAACAGACGACCTATATAAACTACGCGGAAAAAAGCCTGCGCTCAACCAAAAATTGAAGGAATACGATGAACTAAGTCAGGAAATTCAACGGGCGCAAACGCAGTATCCGGAATACCTAAAATTAACGCAGCAAATTGCCCAGGGACAAACCGAAGTAGATAAATTAGAGCAGCAGGAAGCAACCACTCAAAAGGAGTTGCAACAGACCTATAAGGATCAGCAAGATTGGTCCGAATATCAGGAATTGCAACAATTAGAGCAGCAGGATTTAACTCCACATCCTGGTTATACGCAGGCTGATTTAGACCAACTACAACGCCTGCAAACGGAAATTAATTTTTTAAAGCAAAGCGTGGCTAAGACGCACGAGCTGGTGCAGAAGGCACAGCAACGCACGGTTCCGACGCAGTACCAATTTTACTTACAACACCAACATCAAATTGATAATTTGAGTGAACAACTAGCACAAGCCCAAGATCAGTGGCAACAACAACGAAATCTACAGGGCCAACTAGATTCAGAAACTAGTCGTTTACATGATGACGAGTTAGAAACTGGGGGAGCAGCGGCCGCGCCGTTTACTGCCGCTGATTATCAACGGGTGGAGCAACTGCTCCAGCAGCAAACTATGCTCCAAAACGCTGAACAGGTGCCTACCAGACAATCAACCTCAACTCCGTCACATTTACCAATCATTCTAATGATTTTAGGAGCCGGGTTGCTCTGTTTAGGAGTTGTCTTGGGTAAAAGTCTGTTAATTGTTCTCGGATTGGTCGGGCTTTTATTGTTGGGTTATGGAGGATATCTGCAATGGCAAGCAGGATCGCAATCCAGTGCTGCTCATCAAGATGAGAAAAATGCAGTGCAACTTCAACAGATTGCAGACCAATTACAGCAGTTCGGTGAACAGTATCATATTTCTGACGTGAACCAATCGTTATGGTTAACTACTTTACAAACGAGCATCAAGAAACGGGAACAACAAAAAGCACGTGTCGTTCAGTTACAACAGCAAGTTAATCAAGTAACGCAAGAATTAAACCACTACCTCCAGCAGTGGCAATTTGGTGAGCCATTCCTGCATCTGCAAGAACAACCGGTTGCCCAACAGTTAAGTACCATTCAAAAGTGGTTGGCTGGACTTAAGGATGAACGCCAACGACAAGAACAGTTAGACCAGCGACTGCGTGAAAATGAACAGCAATTAACCCATCTAGAACAGGAATTGCACCAACGAGAAGATCAATTGCACAGTGAGTTGGCCAAGCAGCAGGTTGCTAATTTGAACGAGTTTAACGTGCGCTTAGAGCAAGAACAGCAGCATCAACAGTTAAGCCAGCAAAAGCAACGACTGCAACAAAAGTTTACGCCTACGTTAGTTGGTCGGTTGCAGCAATTCAAGACCAAGGCAGAAGTAGAAGGGCAAGTCCAAAGTCTAGAAGCCAAATTACAGCAAATTCAAACGCAGCTTAGGCAAGTGGTGCAAACAACTACCGTCCAAAAGACGCAATTACAGCAAATCAGTCAGGACGGGACGCTGGCTAAATTACGGCAGCAGCAGGCCAATCTGGAAGCTGAAATTATTGATCTATCGAAACAGTGGCTTGTGCTACAACTTTCCTTTGACTGGATTGAAAAGGTGTTAAACGAAGCTAGCCACGGTCGGTTCCCGAGGGTGCAACAGTTAGCACAACACTACTTTGCGATCTTAACTGATCAACATTATCAACAGATTCGCTACCAGCAAAAATTAGAGGTGGTTACCAAAACTGGGCAACGATTTAAGGTGGCCGAATTATCACGGGGGACAATGCAACAGCTTTACCTTGCTCTAGTTTTTGCCTTAACGGTTTCGTTTAGCGATGAGTTTCCGTTTCCAATCATAATTGATGACGGATTTGCTGATTTCGATGAGGTACGAACGCAACGGGCGTTAGAACTACTAGAAACGCTCTCGCAAACGACTCAAATTATTTATTTCACTGCCAACCAAAGCCCAATTAAGGAAGCCGCGGTCAAGCATCTAATTGAACTTTGA
- a CDS encoding ABC transporter permease, with protein sequence MHNLFQHRLVDHWMQLTKYLRYVFNDFFVIALMFFVGALGLAYSNFLRGLTPHQWWQPIIIIAVLELGLQLGRLATLIMAPDRVFLAPQEGQLQGYFRQSFIYSLLMAGLMQAGVWFALLPFVSVSLDWNLIQLAMGFCLSLLLKWDWLSYQFWTLRNHQRLTWWRQPLFQWFLPLLIFSMGITVNLWVAFGLATGLLIISGWLIQKQVPPLNWQGIVAAEQLRILRIYRFFALFTDVPTVGPQPKRRAYLDRFFRRIPQNQHHLYTNLYVRTFFRDGETSSMYVRLLVVAAVILFFLDNSVVAVIVALTLLYLTGIQLRPFFTFFANNVFTRLYPVQTSDQVRNFRQFWQWLLVIELVLEVVVLLLGKAPISAAFISMVSGSVIIWWLMTRFVRKSQEQEGNNYRKETIK encoded by the coding sequence ATGCATAATTTGTTTCAGCACCGGTTAGTTGACCACTGGATGCAATTAACGAAGTACCTGCGCTACGTTTTTAATGACTTCTTTGTCATTGCCCTAATGTTTTTTGTGGGGGCACTAGGCTTAGCCTATTCTAATTTTTTGCGGGGCCTGACTCCTCATCAATGGTGGCAACCCATCATTATCATCGCGGTTCTTGAACTCGGGCTACAATTGGGACGCTTGGCAACCTTAATCATGGCGCCTGATCGAGTTTTTTTGGCTCCTCAGGAAGGGCAATTACAAGGTTACTTTCGCCAATCTTTTATTTATAGTTTATTGATGGCCGGCCTCATGCAAGCGGGCGTGTGGTTTGCTTTACTTCCGTTTGTAAGTGTTAGTTTGGATTGGAATCTAATTCAGCTAGCTATGGGCTTTTGCCTCAGTCTGCTTTTAAAGTGGGACTGGTTGAGCTATCAATTCTGGACGTTGCGAAATCATCAGCGCTTAACCTGGTGGCGCCAACCGTTATTTCAGTGGTTCCTTCCGCTCTTGATTTTTAGCATGGGAATCACGGTTAACTTATGGGTCGCATTTGGATTAGCAACTGGATTACTGATAATTAGTGGTTGGTTAATTCAGAAACAGGTTCCGCCGTTGAACTGGCAGGGGATTGTAGCCGCCGAACAGCTTCGGATTCTCCGGATTTATCGTTTTTTTGCGCTCTTTACGGATGTACCAACGGTAGGACCACAACCTAAGCGCCGAGCATATTTGGACCGATTTTTCCGCAGAATTCCCCAAAATCAACACCATTTATACACTAATTTGTACGTTCGCACCTTTTTCCGGGACGGAGAAACCAGTTCGATGTATGTCCGCTTATTAGTGGTCGCAGCGGTCATTCTCTTTTTCTTAGATAATTCGGTTGTGGCTGTGATTGTGGCGCTCACTTTGCTTTATTTAACGGGAATCCAACTGCGCCCGTTCTTTACCTTTTTTGCTAATAACGTGTTTACTCGTCTCTACCCGGTTCAGACCTCGGATCAGGTACGTAATTTTCGGCAATTTTGGCAATGGCTCTTGGTAATCGAACTAGTACTGGAAGTGGTGGTCTTGTTACTTGGAAAAGCACCGATCAGTGCCGCTTTCATCAGTATGGTAAGTGGTTCAGTCATTATTTGGTGGTTAATGACACGCTTCGTTCGTAAAAGTCAGGAACAGGAAGGAAACAATTACAGGAAGGAAACAATTAAATGA
- a CDS encoding peptidylprolyl isomerase, giving the protein MNKKKWAVGAAGLLLSLSLAACGQGKTVATTDGGKITQEQFYDKMKSTQQGKAQLQQMILNKCLEHEYGSKVKQSEVDKQFDQYKKQYGTQFDSILQQQGMTESQLKESIRNNLLLKEAVMDKTDFSNKQLEKQFKKYQPKVTVKELAVSDKDTAQKAISDLDNGTSWKDVAKQYGADDTTKKNGGQEVSFDNSTSGIDNSVKKAAYKLNNGDYSKEPIKTQNGYAVIQMVKHPKKGTLKEHKSEVKEQLANERLSDQKTVHKVVSEVLKDGHVQIEDSSMKNILSGYIDTSKK; this is encoded by the coding sequence ATGAATAAGAAAAAATGGGCCGTCGGAGCCGCTGGACTATTACTTAGTCTGTCACTGGCTGCCTGTGGTCAGGGTAAAACCGTTGCCACAACTGATGGCGGTAAGATTACACAAGAACAATTTTACGATAAAATGAAGTCAACCCAACAAGGGAAGGCTCAATTACAACAAATGATTCTGAACAAATGTTTGGAACATGAATACGGTAGTAAGGTTAAACAATCTGAAGTTGACAAGCAATTTGACCAATACAAGAAACAATATGGAACGCAGTTTGACTCCATCTTACAACAACAAGGAATGACAGAAAGTCAACTGAAAGAATCCATTCGAAACAACCTCCTATTAAAAGAAGCCGTTATGGATAAGACGGACTTCTCAAACAAGCAACTAGAAAAACAATTTAAAAAGTACCAGCCTAAGGTTACCGTCAAGGAATTAGCTGTAAGCGATAAAGACACTGCTCAAAAAGCTATTTCTGACTTAGACAACGGAACTAGTTGGAAAGATGTCGCTAAGCAGTATGGTGCTGACGACACTACCAAGAAAAACGGTGGTCAAGAAGTTAGCTTTGATAATTCCACTTCTGGTATTGATAACTCCGTTAAAAAAGCAGCTTACAAACTTAACAACGGTGATTACTCCAAGGAACCAATTAAAACCCAGAACGGTTACGCTGTGATTCAGATGGTTAAACACCCTAAGAAGGGAACCTTAAAGGAACACAAGAGCGAAGTTAAGGAACAATTAGCTAACGAACGCTTGAGTGACCAAAAGACGGTTCACAAGGTTGTTTCGGAAGTCCTGAAGGACGGTCACGTTCAAATCGAAGACTCCAGCATGAAGAATATCTTATCTGGTTACATTGATACTTCCAAAAAATAA